From a single Lytechinus variegatus isolate NC3 chromosome 9, Lvar_3.0, whole genome shotgun sequence genomic region:
- the LOC121421057 gene encoding retinol dehydrogenase 8-like, translating to MAQKITLITGCSSGIGLNLAVKLGKDAAKKYLVYSTMRNLDKKGPLQEAADSALNDTMFIRPLDVVSDDSVKNAVKEIIDEHGRIDIVVNNAGIATFNPIEYSSIGDIRDVVETNFFGPIRVIQAVLPHMKDQRSGHIVNVSSITGLLGLPFYETYSASKHAVEGLTEALAIRMKSFNVKLSSVIPGLVDTEMNSNIVVGNRLPSKVEVDPLTREQLKILRTHVTDYFENTVQTSDEVCDVIQKVIETGQQDAAIRFKTSDVVGNRTSMKMSDFGGSTWLEFARKMVEDPIMAYLSDDESQI from the exons ATGGCACAGAAAATCACGCTGATCACGGGATGTTCATCGGGCATTGGCCTCAATCTGGCGGTCAAACTAGGAAAGGACGCAGCGAAAAAGTATTTGGTGTATTCGACCATGCGAAATCTTGACAAGAAAGGGCCGCTCCAGGAAGCTGCGGATAGCGCCCTCAACGACACGATGTTTATTCGTCCTCTCGACGTCGTCAGTGATGACTCTGTCAAAAATGCTGTCAAAGAAATCATCGACGAACATGGTCGAATCGACATAGTTG TTAACAATGCTGGGATCGCCACATTCAACCCGATAGAGTATTCTTCAATTGGAGACATTCGAGATGTGGTGGAGACAAATTTTTTTGGACCTATTCGGGTGATCCAAGCAGTGCTACCTCATATGAAGGACCAACGATCAGGTCATATCGTCAATGTCAGCTCTATTACCGGCCTCTTGG GATTGCCATTCTACGAGACATACTCAGCCTCTAAGCACGCCGTGGAAGGACTCACAGAGGCACTAGCCATTAGAATGAAATCCTTCAATGTAAA ACTATCTAGCGTAATACCTGGCCTTGTTGACACAGAAATGAATAGTAATATCGTCGTTGGGAACCGACTACCATCAAAAGTAGAAGTTGACCCACTCACAAGAGAGCAACTTAAGATTCTGAGGACCCATGTAAC CGATTACTTTGAGAACACGGTCCAGACATCTGACGAAGTCTGCGACGTAATTCAAAAAGTGATCGAGACGGGGCAACAGGATGCAGCAATCAGGTTTAAAACCAGCGACGTCGTAGGGAACAGGACATCTATGAAAATGTCGGACTTTGGAGGAAGCACTTGGCTGGAGTTCGCTCGGAAGATGGTAGAGGATCCGATCATGGCCTACTTAAGTGATGACGAATCACAAATTTAA